One genomic window of Micromonospora sp. WMMD1128 includes the following:
- a CDS encoding RyR domain-containing protein encodes MTEPGAGSSRPTGWWLRAVFAVVGVVAFVLGYLGFERLLLDRPETAHDLTDVIYYDLQLFVLGAEPFQEAGPYPWQLQVARFVAPLFTLLAVAEAGRLLLAAEIRRIRARRAREHVLVCGDSQFARMLADRLFADGERVVVVRSVPFGPLEYRQRRYLGVVGDPTSPEVLRGAGLPRANTIYACTDDDDRNHAVANTASRLIQDRRQPPRVYVQVRDPEMCLSLQARRLGAAGSSRLRLDYFHVDDVAARALHRHHPLPAAPARPTRVLIAGGGAFRRALLVETARHWRTRGAATAPLRVDLVASDAGTELALAASRYPFLSTACDVVAHDLDLDGLAGSGHLDDGYDRIYICTPDERVGLQFVLDTPALWQAARGEVFVPVYRQAALAAAFHGDSRHDLLDEVHGKLRLYPVLTRACDARLIAEDLTERLARQIHDRYLRAHRGPGARPGPAAAMVDWARLPESLRRANRAHVQDIAAKLLNLGCVVAPRRGGAGDASAEQAIEDRIDVLARLEHERWCRERAGEGWAYGEPRDDTRRRHPALRPWDELTPDVQEKNRQEIRALPDVLSDSGFELIRLSATVPTQSRGPGR; translated from the coding sequence ATGACCGAGCCCGGTGCGGGCTCGTCCCGCCCCACCGGCTGGTGGCTGCGCGCGGTGTTCGCGGTGGTCGGCGTCGTCGCCTTCGTCCTCGGCTATCTCGGCTTCGAACGGCTGCTGCTGGACCGGCCGGAAACCGCACATGACCTGACCGACGTGATCTATTACGACCTGCAACTGTTCGTCCTCGGCGCGGAGCCCTTCCAGGAGGCCGGTCCCTACCCGTGGCAGCTCCAGGTCGCCCGCTTCGTCGCCCCGCTGTTCACGCTGCTCGCGGTCGCCGAGGCCGGTCGCCTGCTCCTGGCCGCCGAGATCCGTCGCATCCGCGCCCGGCGGGCGCGCGAGCACGTCCTCGTCTGCGGCGACTCCCAGTTCGCCCGGATGCTCGCCGACCGGCTCTTCGCCGACGGCGAACGGGTGGTCGTGGTGCGCTCCGTCCCCTTCGGGCCGCTGGAATACCGGCAGCGTCGATATCTCGGGGTGGTGGGCGACCCCACCAGCCCCGAAGTGCTCCGCGGCGCCGGCCTGCCCCGCGCGAACACCATCTACGCCTGCACCGACGACGACGACCGCAACCACGCCGTCGCGAACACGGCCAGCCGGCTGATCCAGGACCGCCGCCAGCCGCCCCGGGTCTACGTCCAGGTCCGCGACCCGGAGATGTGCCTGTCCCTCCAGGCCCGACGCCTCGGCGCCGCCGGGTCCAGCCGGCTGCGGCTCGACTACTTCCACGTCGACGACGTCGCCGCCCGCGCCCTGCACCGACACCACCCCCTGCCCGCCGCGCCGGCCCGGCCGACCCGCGTCCTCATCGCCGGCGGCGGCGCCTTCCGCCGGGCCCTGCTTGTGGAGACCGCCCGACACTGGCGTACCCGCGGTGCCGCCACCGCGCCGCTGCGGGTCGACCTCGTCGCCTCCGACGCCGGCACCGAACTCGCCCTCGCCGCCTCCCGGTACCCGTTCCTGAGCACCGCCTGCGACGTCGTCGCGCACGACCTGGACCTGGACGGCCTCGCCGGGTCGGGTCACCTGGACGACGGCTACGACCGCATCTACATCTGCACGCCGGACGAGCGGGTCGGGCTGCAGTTCGTCCTGGACACCCCCGCCCTCTGGCAGGCGGCGCGCGGCGAGGTGTTCGTGCCCGTCTACCGCCAGGCGGCGCTCGCCGCCGCGTTCCACGGCGACTCGCGGCACGACCTGCTCGACGAGGTGCACGGCAAACTCCGCCTCTATCCGGTGCTGACCCGGGCCTGCGACGCCCGGCTGATCGCCGAGGACCTCACCGAACGGCTGGCCCGGCAGATCCACGACCGCTACCTGCGGGCCCACCGCGGCCCCGGGGCCCGGCCCGGTCCGGCCGCCGCCATGGTGGACTGGGCCCGCCTGCCCGAGTCCCTGCGGCGGGCCAACCGCGCCCACGTCCAGGACATCGCCGCCAAGCTGCTGAACCTCGGCTGCGTCGTGGCGCCCCGGCGCGGCGGCGCCGGTGACGCGTCCGCCGAGCAGGCCATCGAGGACCGGATCGACGTCCTGGCCAGGCTGGAGCACGAACGCTGGTGCCGGGAACGCGCGGGCGAGGGCTGGGCGTACGGTGAGCCCCGTGACGACACCCGACGGCGGCACCCCGCGCTGCGGCCCT
- a CDS encoding AAA family ATPase: MDANASPPAAGAVNPFSPTAVARVSEDGVAGPTVVTAAIRDAVGHLENYLRTGASATVAVLGDYGTGKTHLAVELLARTRAAGEPVSGAIYLDAPADTFRAVSRQFLGRLSRAAVRDLVAQRQATDEGGPAAGALAERLREELADVTADPSFGIVLAMLLEPATEAAAWDWLTGYPPGPALVAAGVTTRTDVEAAAVETMAVLAVLHARRRRRFVLVLDELHNLLAGRPDDEATARMAALISAFASSGALLVLSGLPDLLHLLTPEVRQRIGPIVRMSALSVTDVEEFIRRSQARTFGQARLAPFTPETVDYLTNLADGVPRRVIRLCYDLHQRATQAGTPVTHVMVREAVRVQFDLASRQDVAATVRRVLTQDGWSYQRDHLLGSVRDLPVDFWIPLDEQDAGCGVLLSESILKAEEVDELHRRVVAIRARVPDSEAILVVVGHLPAELAAELAATFSVEPIVYDPQTFAEDLSGSVKASMRRLEQVVGADALTSVRQRVERIHRQQSNTQRSIERLSYQLDELRGELGGPRVVVGGVAPGPVAVGGPELPGRVAQVFVEAVGALDQLTGVDRQLNDAFAPRRGATADEGGASLRARLRSRDVQRALGTSMMLRRLVEAFRDGVAQWYDSHRRDPQATDPERLDRLCETYDGLAEFLPLFQLDVLGDLGESDGAAEPPDRSRRWSEARSLFDGLSGRVRQLMVAR; encoded by the coding sequence ATGGACGCGAACGCAAGTCCACCTGCGGCTGGTGCGGTCAATCCGTTCTCCCCGACGGCCGTCGCCCGGGTCAGCGAGGACGGCGTGGCGGGCCCCACGGTGGTCACGGCGGCCATCCGGGACGCGGTCGGGCACCTGGAAAACTACCTCCGGACGGGTGCGAGCGCGACCGTCGCCGTGCTCGGTGACTACGGCACCGGCAAGACGCATCTGGCGGTCGAGCTGCTGGCCCGTACCCGGGCCGCCGGCGAGCCCGTCAGCGGGGCGATCTATCTCGACGCCCCGGCCGACACGTTCCGGGCGGTGAGCCGGCAGTTCCTGGGCCGGCTTTCCCGGGCGGCCGTCCGCGACCTCGTCGCGCAGCGGCAGGCCACCGACGAGGGTGGGCCGGCGGCCGGTGCGCTCGCCGAGCGGCTACGCGAGGAGTTGGCCGACGTCACCGCGGACCCGTCGTTCGGCATCGTGCTGGCGATGCTGCTGGAGCCGGCCACCGAAGCGGCGGCGTGGGACTGGTTGACCGGCTACCCGCCGGGGCCGGCCCTGGTGGCCGCCGGGGTCACCACGCGCACCGACGTGGAGGCCGCGGCGGTCGAGACGATGGCGGTGCTCGCGGTGCTGCACGCGCGGCGGCGAAGACGGTTCGTCCTCGTCCTCGACGAGTTGCACAACCTCCTGGCGGGTCGGCCCGACGACGAGGCGACGGCCCGGATGGCGGCGCTGATCAGCGCCTTCGCGTCGTCCGGGGCGCTGCTCGTGCTCTCCGGGCTGCCCGACCTGCTGCACCTGCTCACCCCCGAGGTGCGGCAGCGGATCGGGCCGATCGTGCGGATGTCGGCGCTCAGCGTCACCGATGTCGAGGAGTTCATCCGGCGGAGCCAGGCACGCACGTTCGGGCAGGCCCGCCTCGCGCCGTTCACCCCCGAGACGGTGGACTACCTGACGAACCTGGCCGACGGGGTGCCGCGCCGGGTGATCCGGCTCTGCTACGACCTCCACCAGCGGGCGACGCAGGCGGGCACGCCGGTCACCCATGTCATGGTCCGGGAGGCGGTACGGGTCCAGTTCGACCTGGCCAGCCGGCAGGACGTGGCCGCCACCGTGCGACGGGTGCTGACCCAGGACGGCTGGTCGTACCAGCGGGACCATCTGCTCGGATCGGTGCGGGACCTGCCTGTCGACTTCTGGATCCCGCTGGACGAGCAGGACGCCGGGTGCGGGGTGCTGCTGTCCGAGTCGATCCTCAAGGCCGAGGAGGTCGACGAGCTGCACCGGCGGGTGGTGGCCATCCGCGCCCGGGTGCCCGACAGCGAGGCGATCCTGGTCGTGGTCGGGCACCTGCCCGCCGAGTTGGCGGCGGAACTCGCCGCGACGTTCAGCGTGGAGCCGATCGTCTACGACCCGCAGACGTTCGCCGAGGACCTCTCGGGCAGCGTCAAGGCGTCGATGCGCCGGCTGGAACAGGTGGTCGGTGCGGACGCGCTGACGTCGGTGCGGCAGCGGGTCGAGCGCATCCACCGGCAGCAGAGCAACACCCAGCGCTCCATCGAGCGGCTGTCGTACCAGCTGGACGAGCTGCGGGGCGAGCTGGGCGGGCCACGGGTGGTCGTGGGCGGGGTCGCCCCGGGTCCGGTGGCCGTGGGCGGGCCGGAGCTGCCCGGCCGGGTGGCCCAGGTGTTCGTGGAGGCGGTGGGGGCGCTGGATCAGCTCACCGGCGTCGACCGGCAGCTCAACGACGCCTTCGCGCCGCGGCGCGGCGCGACCGCGGATGAGGGCGGGGCGTCGCTTCGGGCCCGGCTGCGGTCCCGGGACGTGCAACGGGCGTTGGGCACGTCGATGATGCTGCGTCGGCTGGTCGAGGCGTTCCGCGACGGGGTCGCGCAGTGGTACGACAGCCACCGACGAGACCCGCAGGCGACGGATCCGGAGCGGTTGGACCGGCTCTGCGAGACCTACGACGGGCTCGCCGAGTTCCTGCCGTTGTTCCAGCTGGACGTGCTCGGCGACCTGGGCGAGTCCGACGGCGCGGCGGAGCCGCCGGACCGTTCCCGCAGATGGTCGGAGGCCCGGTCGCTGTTCGACGGGTTGAGCGGGCGGGTCCGGCAGCTGATGGTGGCGCGCTGA
- the fxsT gene encoding FxSxx-COOH system tetratricopeptide repeat protein, translating into MAATDDTPGVAGTIVSFVSPASGTGRSSAVANIAWILAGNGKRVLAVDWCARTPRVYDYLRSFQVDAASAATALGPELATLISPHPDGPSHRALALNAPAAPHQGTLYHYAMPGSSFGFAMVGVGADAVTRPDGDPVRLRQLLRQTDYDYVLIDTPVDLTLPGITHAAALSDIAVVSMPPRRPAMHQAAELAVELRRQAAGGIRILAAPTLRDVNHPSYGEARDTARRAFAGLLDESDAQSPGGSVEIVEVPEQTYDTYDDVLAVLADPPDADGSLLSAYERMTAWISEGTVTRAAAVPERIRRRYRRGVLLERAESADDIVVLYDPADRPWVDWICGHLRRASVTVHPRALRSGTPPAYPGDATVLAVVSPNVLRAVGTALSTLPAQADDAEMLAVLVTGRETDQKIDPLRVVDLRDVDQDRAQSLLLSRLGLIAPAASAADLRTAPRYPAEPDRRPRHNLPPRNRSFVGREEYLERLRDRLGVDGSPVTLTGGAGVGKSELAREFAHRFAYDYDVVWWIPAQDRDTVQTSLAELADEINAVDGTGAAEAALTALSTRGGIARWLLIYDNADNAEVVQRLRPRDGTGHVLITSRDDGSPDLPSPLEVAAFSGDESIAMLRRVLGVSTDDARTIAAALEHLPLALRLATAWIRERTRAFEDEGLPNLEAVGRSVTELLDELRRHSAQEDDERIPGSHTSTVARVLDITLRTLDDIEFGPLAVRLAELAAFLSPEGIGLPLLRSTSMLTQLAAAADVDAEELLLTAGEIDLVLTVGARFGLYDVDWGRGAALRMHRAIQVLLREAIPDPLRQERHDQVLHGLAGYAPTDPEADDRRYLDVFEELQRHLVPAGALESDHRLVRHWVVKQVRYLYLTSDSDIWQSALHLVRPLCERWTADGQLDQLTMRLLVQTANLHRALGQYADALRLDEQVLSEQRRRYGLRHYRTLVAGRGRGGDLRGLGRFEDALVEDQATFAGFRKVVGDDHPNTRMAVNNLALSFLLTGDAREALRLARMERDRRMALLGPEDSRVWRAACVVGTLEREVGAYDLSLATLREALERIHQLPAASPLEELRVNRTLAVTERRLGSTVAAKNRSSETYLGYRSHLGEDHPLTRASLLSMAVDYYRAGDLGVAVENGIRCLRGYERQLETGHPFIAACSVDVGLFLRGAGEHDQAVRDGERGLRTLRARLGDVHPWTLTAINAQAGHLAARGDLDEALRIQDEAHLNSVHYLGRSHPCSLDAAANAATIRGLRDGDGDVTPSALTDTDIDVPES; encoded by the coding sequence ATGGCCGCGACTGACGACACCCCCGGCGTCGCCGGGACCATCGTGTCCTTCGTCTCGCCCGCCAGCGGCACCGGGCGCAGCAGCGCGGTGGCCAACATCGCCTGGATCCTCGCCGGTAACGGAAAGCGTGTCCTCGCGGTGGACTGGTGCGCCCGGACCCCGCGGGTCTACGACTACCTGCGCTCGTTCCAGGTGGACGCCGCGTCGGCCGCCACCGCCCTCGGCCCCGAGCTGGCGACGCTGATCAGCCCGCACCCGGACGGGCCGTCGCACCGTGCCCTCGCGTTGAACGCCCCCGCCGCGCCGCACCAGGGCACGCTCTACCACTATGCGATGCCCGGATCGAGTTTCGGTTTCGCGATGGTCGGCGTCGGCGCGGACGCGGTGACCCGTCCCGACGGCGACCCGGTGCGGCTCCGGCAACTGCTGCGACAGACCGACTACGACTACGTCCTCATCGACACCCCGGTGGACCTCACCCTGCCCGGCATCACCCACGCCGCGGCGCTCAGCGACATCGCGGTGGTCAGCATGCCGCCCCGGCGGCCGGCCATGCACCAGGCCGCCGAGCTCGCCGTGGAGTTGCGCCGGCAGGCCGCCGGCGGCATCCGGATCCTCGCCGCGCCGACCCTGCGCGACGTCAACCACCCGTCGTACGGCGAGGCACGCGACACCGCCCGCCGCGCCTTCGCCGGCCTGCTCGACGAGTCCGACGCGCAGTCGCCCGGCGGGTCGGTGGAGATCGTCGAGGTGCCGGAGCAGACCTACGACACCTACGACGACGTGCTGGCCGTGCTTGCCGATCCGCCCGACGCCGACGGCAGCCTGCTGTCGGCGTACGAACGGATGACGGCGTGGATCAGCGAGGGCACGGTGACGCGGGCGGCGGCCGTGCCGGAGCGGATCCGGCGCCGCTACCGCCGGGGTGTCCTGCTGGAACGGGCGGAGAGCGCCGACGACATCGTCGTGCTCTACGACCCGGCCGACCGGCCCTGGGTGGACTGGATCTGCGGGCATCTGCGCCGGGCCAGCGTCACCGTCCATCCCCGCGCCCTGCGGTCCGGCACCCCGCCCGCCTACCCGGGCGACGCCACCGTGCTTGCCGTCGTCTCCCCGAACGTCCTGCGGGCGGTCGGCACCGCCCTGTCCACCCTGCCCGCGCAGGCCGACGACGCCGAGATGCTCGCCGTTCTGGTCACCGGCCGCGAGACCGACCAGAAGATCGACCCACTGCGGGTCGTCGACCTGCGCGACGTGGACCAGGACCGGGCGCAGTCGCTGCTGCTGAGCCGACTCGGCCTGATCGCCCCCGCCGCCTCCGCCGCCGACCTGCGCACCGCGCCACGCTACCCGGCCGAGCCGGACCGCCGGCCGCGGCACAACCTGCCGCCCCGCAACCGGTCCTTCGTCGGCCGGGAGGAATACCTGGAACGGCTGCGTGACCGCTTGGGCGTCGACGGCAGCCCGGTGACGCTCACCGGCGGCGCCGGCGTCGGCAAGAGCGAGTTGGCCCGCGAGTTCGCCCACCGGTTCGCCTACGACTACGACGTGGTCTGGTGGATCCCGGCGCAGGACCGGGACACGGTCCAGACCAGCCTCGCTGAGCTGGCCGACGAGATCAACGCCGTGGACGGCACCGGGGCGGCGGAGGCGGCGCTCACCGCGCTCTCCACCCGCGGCGGCATCGCCCGATGGTTGTTGATCTATGACAACGCCGACAACGCCGAGGTGGTGCAGCGGCTGCGCCCCCGCGACGGCACCGGCCACGTGCTCATCACCTCCCGGGACGACGGCTCCCCGGACCTGCCCTCACCGCTTGAGGTCGCCGCCTTCAGCGGCGACGAGAGCATCGCGATGCTGCGCCGGGTGCTCGGCGTCAGCACCGACGACGCGCGGACCATCGCCGCCGCGCTGGAACACCTGCCGCTGGCCCTGCGACTGGCCACCGCCTGGATCCGGGAACGCACCCGCGCCTTCGAGGACGAGGGTCTGCCCAACCTGGAAGCGGTGGGCCGCAGCGTCACCGAACTGCTCGACGAGCTGCGCCGACACAGCGCCCAGGAGGACGACGAACGCATCCCTGGTTCGCACACCTCCACCGTGGCCCGGGTCCTGGACATCACGCTGCGCACCCTCGACGACATCGAGTTCGGGCCACTGGCGGTGCGCCTGGCCGAACTCGCCGCGTTCCTCTCCCCCGAGGGCATCGGGCTGCCGCTGCTGCGCTCCACGTCGATGCTGACCCAGCTCGCCGCCGCCGCGGACGTCGACGCCGAGGAGTTGCTGCTCACCGCCGGCGAGATCGACCTGGTACTGACCGTCGGCGCGCGCTTCGGCCTCTACGACGTCGACTGGGGACGCGGCGCCGCGCTGCGCATGCACCGCGCCATCCAGGTGCTGCTCCGCGAGGCCATCCCCGACCCGCTCCGGCAGGAACGCCACGACCAGGTGCTGCACGGCCTCGCCGGGTACGCGCCGACCGACCCGGAGGCCGACGACCGCCGCTACCTCGACGTCTTCGAGGAGCTGCAACGACACCTCGTCCCGGCCGGCGCGCTGGAGTCCGATCACCGGCTGGTCCGCCACTGGGTCGTCAAGCAGGTCCGTTACCTCTACCTGACGAGCGACAGCGACATCTGGCAGTCGGCGCTGCATCTGGTCCGGCCGTTGTGCGAACGGTGGACCGCCGACGGTCAGCTCGACCAACTGACCATGCGCCTGCTCGTGCAGACCGCCAACCTGCACCGCGCCCTCGGCCAGTACGCCGATGCCCTGCGCCTCGACGAGCAGGTGCTCAGCGAGCAGCGCCGCCGCTACGGGCTTCGGCACTACCGCACGCTTGTCGCCGGTCGCGGCCGAGGTGGGGACCTGCGCGGCCTCGGCCGTTTCGAGGACGCCCTCGTCGAGGACCAGGCCACCTTCGCCGGGTTCCGCAAGGTCGTCGGCGACGACCATCCGAACACCCGGATGGCGGTCAACAACCTCGCCCTGTCCTTCCTGCTCACCGGCGACGCCCGGGAGGCGCTGCGGTTGGCCCGGATGGAACGCGACCGCCGGATGGCCCTGTTGGGGCCGGAGGACTCCCGGGTCTGGCGGGCGGCCTGCGTGGTGGGCACGCTGGAGCGCGAGGTCGGCGCCTACGACCTGTCGCTGGCGACCCTGCGCGAGGCGCTGGAGCGGATCCACCAGTTGCCGGCCGCCAGCCCGCTCGAGGAGCTGCGGGTCAACCGCACCCTCGCCGTCACCGAACGACGCCTGGGCTCCACCGTCGCCGCCAAGAACCGCAGCTCGGAGACCTACCTCGGCTACCGTAGCCACCTCGGCGAGGACCATCCGCTGACCCGCGCGAGCCTGCTGAGCATGGCCGTGGACTACTACCGGGCCGGTGACCTCGGCGTCGCCGTCGAGAACGGCATCCGCTGCCTGCGCGGCTACGAGCGGCAACTGGAGACCGGGCACCCCTTCATCGCCGCCTGCTCGGTCGACGTCGGGCTGTTCCTGCGCGGCGCCGGCGAGCACGACCAGGCCGTCCGGGACGGGGAGCGTGGCCTGCGCACCCTGCGGGCGCGACTCGGTGACGTACACCCGTGGACCCTGACGGCGATCAACGCCCAGGCCGGCCACCTGGCGGCGCGGGGCGACCTGGACGAGGCCCTGCGCATCCAGGACGAGGCACATCTGAACAGCGTGCACTATCTCGGGCGCAGCCACCCGTGCAGCCTGGACGCCGCCGCCAACGCCGCCACCATCCGCGGCCTACGCGACGGCGACGGCGACGTCACTCCGTCCGCCCTGACCGACACCGACATCGACGTGCCGGAGAGCTGA
- the fxsA gene encoding FxSxx-COOH cyclophane-containing RiPP peptide — MLRSDLIDLTEVDLTALDAVPSAVLVAALHRLERRSADPGDQYAGFESALDGRD, encoded by the coding sequence ATGTTGCGTTCCGATCTCATCGATCTCACTGAGGTGGATCTGACCGCGCTCGACGCGGTGCCCAGCGCGGTGCTCGTGGCCGCGCTGCATCGCCTGGAACGCCGCAGCGCGGACCCGGGCGACCAGTACGCGGGCTTCGAGAGCGCACTCGATGGCCGCGACTGA
- a CDS encoding FxsB family cyclophane-forming radical SAM/SPASM peptide maturase: MSAVPFRQFVLKLHSRCDLACDHCYVYTKADQGWRSQPRTMPPEVLHRTAQRIGEHARAHRLRRVDVVLHGGEPLLAGPARMRAAVTTLRQAATPVPVRVTVQTNAVRLDETFLRLFDRLDVRVSVSLDGDRTGHDRHRRGPDGRGSHTRVEAALRRLTTDFPHLFNGLLCTVDLRNDPVTTYRALLTHRPPAVDFLLPHGTWAAPPPGRASDPRRTPYARWLAAVFDEWYHTPGQRTGVRLFDEIIQLLLGGTSRLTGVGTGPLAVAVVQSDGAIELDDTLAAAYPGAAGTGLHVTRHSFDTALRLPVVRAQQAGAAGLCATCRACDLHRVCGGGLRTHRYRAGTGFDNPSVYCPDLYALIGHIHRTVARDVTAVRAAS, from the coding sequence ATGTCGGCCGTCCCGTTCCGGCAGTTCGTGCTCAAGCTGCACAGTCGCTGTGACCTCGCCTGCGACCACTGCTACGTCTACACCAAGGCCGACCAGGGCTGGCGATCCCAGCCCCGAACCATGCCGCCGGAGGTGCTGCACCGGACCGCCCAGCGCATCGGCGAGCACGCCCGCGCCCACCGGCTCCGTCGGGTCGACGTCGTCCTGCACGGCGGGGAACCGCTGCTGGCCGGGCCCGCGCGGATGCGCGCGGCCGTGACGACCCTCCGGCAGGCCGCCACGCCCGTCCCGGTCCGCGTGACGGTGCAGACAAACGCGGTACGACTGGACGAGACGTTCCTGCGCCTGTTCGACCGGCTCGACGTCCGGGTCAGCGTCAGCCTGGACGGCGACCGGACCGGGCACGACCGGCACCGGCGCGGCCCGGACGGCCGGGGCAGCCACACCCGGGTCGAGGCGGCCCTGCGTCGGCTGACCACCGACTTCCCGCACCTGTTCAACGGTCTGCTCTGCACCGTCGACCTGCGCAACGACCCGGTCACCACCTACCGCGCGCTGCTGACGCACCGGCCCCCGGCGGTCGACTTCCTGCTGCCGCACGGCACCTGGGCCGCGCCCCCGCCCGGTCGCGCCTCCGACCCCCGCCGCACCCCGTACGCGCGCTGGCTGGCCGCCGTCTTCGACGAGTGGTACCACACGCCCGGGCAGCGCACCGGCGTCCGCCTCTTCGACGAGATCATCCAACTGCTGCTCGGCGGGACGTCCCGGCTCACCGGGGTCGGCACCGGCCCGCTCGCCGTGGCGGTGGTGCAGAGCGACGGCGCGATCGAGTTGGACGACACGCTCGCCGCCGCGTACCCCGGCGCGGCCGGCACCGGGTTGCACGTGACCCGGCACTCCTTCGACACCGCGCTGCGGCTGCCGGTTGTCCGGGCCCAGCAGGCGGGCGCCGCCGGGCTGTGTGCGACCTGCCGGGCCTGCGACCTGCACCGGGTGTGCGGCGGCGGGCTGCGCACCCACCGGTACCGGGCCGGCACCGGCTTCGACAACCCGTCGGTCTACTGCCCCGACCTGTACGCCCTCATCGGACACATCCACCGGACGGTGGCCCGGGACGTGACCGCGGTCCGGGCGGCGTCGTGA
- a CDS encoding HEXXH motif domain-containing protein: MTLPHHLLPGGVLDELAAGRGGADAVARLRSAQHSKTLLLVRALTLLLGEAAHPDLPAVEAAYRVLAGSDPRARAAALGHPPVAAWAFGTASLLRSGRSAPYPGLLAAVAVVAAVRAGADADLDVPLPPGGPGRLDLPGLGTLAVPAGATRASVRCVDGRLRVRCAGERVEVDDVRAAGPGWTPLPRMGFRRQGLPLSLVVDTPGWQHVPGVRLDGPRTDHRWRHRLDGAWRLLVDDHRPVAEEVSAAMRVLIPVRAPRAGTRSGTFHHAFGSVAMSHPLDARTAAVTLAHEIQHLKLAALADMFALLEPGPTELFYAPWRTDPRPLEGLLHGAYAHLGVARFWRRQADTARTRAQRHHARVEGVRWSRAVADVLPVLCARRRLTPVGRRLVDGMARVLDGWAGEPVAPDAAAEAGRLLAAHRARWDHQHAPTG, encoded by the coding sequence GTGACCCTCCCCCACCACCTCCTGCCCGGAGGCGTCCTCGACGAACTCGCCGCCGGCCGGGGCGGGGCCGACGCCGTCGCGCGGTTGCGCTCCGCGCAGCACAGCAAGACCCTGCTGCTGGTCCGGGCGCTGACGCTGCTGCTGGGTGAGGCGGCCCACCCGGACCTGCCCGCGGTCGAGGCGGCCTACCGGGTGCTGGCCGGGTCGGATCCGCGGGCCCGGGCGGCGGCGCTGGGCCATCCGCCGGTCGCCGCCTGGGCGTTCGGCACCGCCTCGCTGCTGCGGAGCGGGCGGAGCGCCCCGTACCCCGGGTTGCTGGCGGCCGTGGCCGTGGTCGCGGCCGTCCGCGCCGGCGCGGACGCCGACCTCGACGTGCCGTTGCCGCCCGGCGGGCCGGGCCGGCTCGACCTGCCCGGGCTCGGCACCCTCGCCGTTCCGGCCGGTGCGACCCGCGCGTCGGTGCGGTGCGTCGACGGGCGGCTGCGGGTGCGTTGCGCGGGCGAGCGGGTCGAGGTCGACGACGTGCGGGCGGCCGGGCCGGGCTGGACCCCGCTGCCCCGGATGGGGTTCCGCCGCCAGGGCCTACCGCTGTCGCTGGTGGTGGACACCCCCGGTTGGCAGCACGTCCCCGGGGTACGCCTCGACGGACCCCGGACCGACCACAGGTGGCGGCACCGCCTCGACGGGGCGTGGCGGCTCCTGGTCGACGACCACCGGCCGGTCGCCGAGGAGGTGTCCGCCGCCATGCGGGTGCTGATACCCGTCCGCGCGCCCCGGGCCGGCACCCGCAGCGGCACCTTCCACCACGCGTTCGGGTCGGTGGCGATGTCGCATCCGCTCGACGCCCGGACCGCGGCGGTCACCCTGGCCCACGAGATCCAGCACCTGAAGCTGGCCGCGCTCGCCGACATGTTCGCCCTGCTCGAACCCGGGCCGACCGAGCTGTTCTACGCGCCGTGGCGCACCGACCCCCGGCCACTGGAGGGCCTGCTGCACGGCGCGTACGCCCACCTCGGGGTGGCCCGGTTCTGGCGTCGGCAGGCGGACACCGCCCGCACCCGGGCGCAGCGGCACCACGCCCGGGTCGAGGGGGTCAGGTGGAGCCGGGCGGTGGCCGACGTCCTGCCGGTCCTGTGCGCGCGACGCCGGCTCACCCCGGTCGGCCGGCGGCTCGTCGACGGGATGGCCCGGGTGCTCGACGGATGGGCCGGTGAGCCGGTCGCCCCCGACGCGGCGGCCGAGGCCGGGCGCCTGCTGGCGGCGCACCGCGCCCGCTGGGACCACCAGCACGCGCCGACCGGCTGA